The following is a genomic window from Bacillus sp. FJAT-52991.
TTTAATGGAAGAGAATAAACTAGAGCTTGCTCAATTAGATACGTTAGATAATGGTAAACCACTTCAAGAAACATTAAATGCGGATGTGCCATTAGCGATTGAACATTTTCGTTACTTTGCGGGTTGGTCAACGAAAATTGTGGGTCAAACGATTCCGGTACAAGGAAACTTCTTCATGTACACAAGACATGAACCAGTGGGAGTAGTTGGACAAATTATTCCTTGGAACTTCCCATTATTAATGGCTGCTTGGAAGTTAGGTGCTTCTCTTGCTACGGGTTGTACAGTTGTTCTTAAGCCAGCAGAAAATACACCTTTATCAGCGTTATATTTAGCAACATTAATAGAAGAAGCGGGCTTCCCTAAAGGGGTTGTCAACATTGTTCCGGGATATGGTAAAACAGCTGGACAACCAATCGTTGATCATCCATTAGTAGATAAAATTGCCTTCACAGGTTCTACACCAGTTGGTAAAGCGATTATGAAATCAGCGGCTGATACAATGAAACGCGTTACACTTGAACTTGGTGGTAAATCACCTAATATCATTTTACCAGATGCCGATTTAACGAAAGCGATTCCAGGAGCGTTGATGGGTATTATGTTTAACCAAGGTCAAGTATGCTGTGCAGGAAGCCGTCTATTCGTACAAAAGAAAATGTACGATAACGTAATGGCGGACTTAACAGCAGCAGCGAAATCTGTGAAACAAGGTAATGGTTTAGATTTAGATACAACGATGGGGCCTTTAATCTCTGCTCAACAACAACAACGAGTGAAAGGCTATATTGATCAAGGAATCGAAGAAGGTGCAGAAGTATTAACTGGCGGTACGATCCCATTTGATAAAGGATATTTCGTGTCTCCAACAATCTTTGCGGACGTTGATAGCAAAATGGCGATCGCCAATGAAGAAATCTTTGGCCCAGTTGTTGCAGCGATGCCATTTGATGATATTGATGATTTAGTGGCAAAAGCAAACAACTCTCATTATGGGTTAGCAGCAGGTATTTGGACACAAGACTTGAAAAAAGCTCATAGCATTGCACATAAATTACAAGCTGGAACTGTATGGATCAACGCTTACAACGTATTTGATGCGGCAGCTCCGTTTGGTGGATATAAACAATCAGGAATCGGACGCGAAATGGGAAGTTACGCTCTAGATAACTTCACAGAAGTAAAAAGCGTTTGGGTGAATATGGACTAAGTAAGAGCGAAAAAGCCGTGTTTAAGTTGCACGGCTTTTTTGTTTTGGTGATTTATTGAATTTCTTCATGCTATAAAATTGAAGACAGAGAGAGAATCCCATAAAAAGAATAGCAAAATAGATTAATGCTATCGTTCCCATTCCTGAGTAAATAACTATGCCACCCAACGTAGCTCCTACTGCGCTACCTAAGTAGTTAATTGAGCTATTCAAAGCGACGGCTGCACTCCCCTGCTGAGGTTGATAAGACAGCAAAATATGTTGCTGTGGCGCTTGAGATGCCCACCCCATGGCTCCCCAAATAAAAAATGGTAAGTACTTCAAAATAGATAAGTTTATCAAAATAGGAATGCATATGATCGATACTGTTAATGTCATTAAAATGATCACCATTAAAACTTTAGGCTTTTTAAAGTAATCTATGAAATAGCCAATAGATAAGCTTCCAAGCAAACCACCTAATCCCCAAGCCCATAAGTAAATAGTTAGATCTTTATCAGAAGTAAGGTCAGGTATTAAGGACGACAAATACGTATATAAACCTAAGCTTGCAATACTTGCGCAAAACGTGATTAAGACCGTTATCGTCACTCTTTTATCTGTGAACATGGATAGTCTTTCTTTTATAGCAGGTGGTGGAGTAACAGGAATATCAGGTAGAAACTTGAACATACATAAAGTAGCAGTGAAACTAAAGATGACAACAAACCACATCGTCAATTGCCACTCAAACATATTAGCAAGATATAGACCAATGGGAACGCCTAATACGGTTCCCATACTCATGCCTCCAATGGTGAAGCTTAATGCTCGACCTTTTTTCTCGATGGGAACGAATGTAGTAGAGCTTGCTACTGCTAAGGGTGAAAACAATCCAGCTCCCATACCAGCAATCGCCCTTGATAGTAGAAATATAGAAAAACTAGGAGCCAAAGCGCTCAGTACATTGGCAAGTCCAAAAATGAACATGGAACTTAATAAAATCTTTTTAGTTTGCCTTCCAGCTAGGAGAGAAGCAAAAAGCGGAGCCGATACGGCATAAAATAAAGTAAAGACACTGACTGCTTGCCCTACTTGGGAAGCATTTTTCTGATAGGTTGCACTTATTCCAGGGATTAAACCAGCAATGATATAGGCATCAAATCCGAGAGTGAACATACCTATTGTGAGGATGAAGACTTGTTGTGAATACCGGTGTTAAAATCCTCAATAATAACGGTTTAAAATTCCCCAGTTATCACAGATAATCTATTTCGATTAGAGATAGATTGGAAGTGTAGGAATGACGTTATTGTTGGAGGATTTTTTGATGATTCGAGAATTGAAACAGAAAGGCTGGGCCATAAGTGCTATCGCCAGGGAAACTGGATTTGATCGAAAAACGGTGAGGAATTATATCAATGCTGAAAGTTCACCTCAATCAAAGCCGCGTGCCAAGCGACCAAGCAAACTAGATCCATACAAGCCTTATTTGTTGGAACGTATCAAAGAAGGCACGACCAATTGTGCTGTACTGATTGAGGAAATTCGTGCGATGGGGTATCAAGGCAAAAGTACGATCCTTCGAGATTTTGTTCAACCGTACCGAGAAGCCCCCAAGAAACAAGCAACCGTGCGGTTTGAAACAGCTCCAGGACGACAAGCGCAAGTGGATTGGGCAGAAGATATTGGTGAATTTATGGTTAATGGGGAAAAACGATCGCTTTATGCCTTCATCATGATCTTAAGTTATTCCCGTAAACGCTATATTGAATTTACAACCGATATGACACAAGAAACCTTGATGAAATGTCATATGAACGCTTTTAGTTATTTTTATGGGATGCCGCAACAGTTGCTTTACGATAATATGCGTACTGTGGTCACCAAACATAGCTTGAAGCAAATTCGTTTCAACAAAAAATTCGAGGATTTCCTCAACTACTACGGGATTATCCCTAAAGCCTGTAAGCCCTACAGGGCTCAAACAAAAGGAAAAGTAGAACGAGCAGTTGCTTATTTAAAAACGAATTTTTTGAAGCGTCGTCTACCTGAAACATTAGAAGAACTGAATTATGAAGTACGAAAATGGCTAGATGAGGTTGTCCATAAAAAAAGAAACCAAACTACGCAACAAACACCGAATGAACGATTTGAGGAAGAGCGAGGATTATTACTTGCGTGGAATATAAAACCTTTATACCCTATTCAACAATGGGAACTCCGGGAAGTGAGTAAGGATTGCTTGATTTCATATAAAGGGAATCAATATTCTGTCCCTTATCGATTTGTCGGACAGCGTTTAAAGATTCGGGAAAACGATGAAGCCATACTAGAAATTTATGATGAACACGAGTGTATAGCCACACATCCAGTGATCGATGGAAAGCGTCAAATGACGCTAGAAAGTAGCCATTACAGTGGTTTACCTGGAACAAAAAAAGAGCAGGAAATGAATCTAAATGGTTTGGCGACCCCAGATTCTCCTACTCCAACATCCAATGTCGTCCATCGATCATTGGCTGAATACGCTGCCCTCGAGGAAGGTGATTAATTGTGTACTCATTACTCGAAGAACGCTTAAAAGTGTTAGGTTGGCAGCAAACGGCACATCAACTAGATTCATTAGTTGAAAGTGCTTCTGCCAATAATGTATCATATTTTGACTTTCTTGACACGCTTGTGAAGCAAGAATGGGAGCAGCGAGAAGCTCAAGCACTCACAAAGCGCATACAAAAAGCAAGATTTCCCTATAGCAAAACGATTCATGATTTTGATTTTAGCTTTCAACCAAGTATTAGCGAGCAACGCGTAAAAGAAACGCTCACATGTCGCTTTATTGCGAATGGGGAAAATCGCTTGATCTTAGGACCGCCAGGTGTCGGGAAAACCCATTTAGCCATTGGTTTTGGCTTAGAAGCACTCGCAAAAGGCTATCATGTGTTATTTATGACAGCGGATGACTTAGGTGAACAATGCCAAAAAGCAGCTAAAAAAGGAACGATGAATTACTTAATCAATCGTCTCTGTAAACCGGACTTAATTATTCTGGATGAGGTCGGCTATTTTTCGTTTGATACTTTAACAGCTAATCTATTTTTTCAAGTGGTTTCAAAGCGTTATGAAAAAGGTGCGATGATCATTACATCGAATAAATCCTATGTAGAATGGGGAAAAACTTTCGGTGATGATGTACTGGCGACGGCGATTCTGGACCGTCTCCTCCATCACTCCGTTACGTTTAATATTAAAGGTGATTCATATCGCATGGAGGAAAAGAAAAAAGCTGGGATCTTCCCAACTCCTCCAGCGATAGAATCGGAAAAGTGAGGATTTTTATTCCGGCATTTTTGGGGAATTTTACGCCGGTATTGACACTTGTCTCATAGTAACGCTCCTTTAGTGTGTAAAAATGATTGATCAAACGATATGTTATACTTGGAATCATATCCATATTTTAAAAACTAGCATTTTATCTAATGAAAAAGAACCATCATTGTGTTAGAAGGGTATAACAAAAAGTTATAACGTTTGGAGAGAAGAATGGATGAATACAGAGTGGTTGCAAAGTTTTGTTGATGCTGCTAATCAAAAAAGTTTATCTAAAGCTGCAAATTTAAATAATATTTCTCAGCCAGCATTAAGTAAACATATTCGCCATTTGGAAAATGATCTCGATGTCATATTATTTCATCGGACTTCTAAAGGTATCGAACTGACAGAAGCTGGAGAAAGGTTCTATGCTCGGATTAAGCCTGTTATGGCTGAATTAAATGCTATTCGTCAAGAATTGCGAACATTTTTTCAGGATCATCCGATAGCGATAGGGAGTTTGCCTAGTTTGGCAACTTACTATTTACCTTCGAGGATTAAAGGGTTTAATTTCTTAGGTAGACCAATCAATTTAATGATTCAAAATACTTCTGAAGAATTGGTAAGGTCATTACAGGAAGGAAGACTCGATGCTGCCTTTATTGACAGTATGTATACAAAGAGTTC
Proteins encoded in this region:
- the istB gene encoding IS21-like element helper ATPase IstB; its protein translation is MYSLLEERLKVLGWQQTAHQLDSLVESASANNVSYFDFLDTLVKQEWEQREAQALTKRIQKARFPYSKTIHDFDFSFQPSISEQRVKETLTCRFIANGENRLILGPPGVGKTHLAIGFGLEALAKGYHVLFMTADDLGEQCQKAAKKGTMNYLINRLCKPDLIILDEVGYFSFDTLTANLFFQVVSKRYEKGAMIITSNKSYVEWGKTFGDDVLATAILDRLLHHSVTFNIKGDSYRMEEKKKAGIFPTPPAIESEK
- a CDS encoding aldehyde dehydrogenase family protein codes for the protein MTSQLSPKVVSFLNGLKKLYINGEFVDSVSGKTFETLNPATGEVLAVVSEAVEEDIDLAVRAAREAFDNGAWSKMGSAERSRLIYKLADLMEENKLELAQLDTLDNGKPLQETLNADVPLAIEHFRYFAGWSTKIVGQTIPVQGNFFMYTRHEPVGVVGQIIPWNFPLLMAAWKLGASLATGCTVVLKPAENTPLSALYLATLIEEAGFPKGVVNIVPGYGKTAGQPIVDHPLVDKIAFTGSTPVGKAIMKSAADTMKRVTLELGGKSPNIILPDADLTKAIPGALMGIMFNQGQVCCAGSRLFVQKKMYDNVMADLTAAAKSVKQGNGLDLDTTMGPLISAQQQQRVKGYIDQGIEEGAEVLTGGTIPFDKGYFVSPTIFADVDSKMAIANEEIFGPVVAAMPFDDIDDLVAKANNSHYGLAAGIWTQDLKKAHSIAHKLQAGTVWINAYNVFDAAAPFGGYKQSGIGREMGSYALDNFTEVKSVWVNMD
- the istA gene encoding IS21 family transposase, with amino-acid sequence MTLLLEDFLMIRELKQKGWAISAIARETGFDRKTVRNYINAESSPQSKPRAKRPSKLDPYKPYLLERIKEGTTNCAVLIEEIRAMGYQGKSTILRDFVQPYREAPKKQATVRFETAPGRQAQVDWAEDIGEFMVNGEKRSLYAFIMILSYSRKRYIEFTTDMTQETLMKCHMNAFSYFYGMPQQLLYDNMRTVVTKHSLKQIRFNKKFEDFLNYYGIIPKACKPYRAQTKGKVERAVAYLKTNFLKRRLPETLEELNYEVRKWLDEVVHKKRNQTTQQTPNERFEEERGLLLAWNIKPLYPIQQWELREVSKDCLISYKGNQYSVPYRFVGQRLKIRENDEAILEIYDEHECIATHPVIDGKRQMTLESSHYSGLPGTKKEQEMNLNGLATPDSPTPTSNVVHRSLAEYAALEEGD
- a CDS encoding LysR family transcriptional regulator, giving the protein MNTEWLQSFVDAANQKSLSKAANLNNISQPALSKHIRHLENDLDVILFHRTSKGIELTEAGERFYARIKPVMAELNAIRQELRTFFQDHPIAIGSLPSLATYYLPSRIKGFNFLGRPINLMIQNTSEELVRSLQEGRLDAAFIDSMYTKSSLWSCELFTEPYCAVVPLGHPFQSKKAVELADLCKEPLIVHQAPCDTRKRIIHQMESLGCKPNIVSEVAFGDFVFGAVSAGMGITISPEMMVKHVSHQQIFTLPITNFGEKRSISLVTQTREIGLKLSRFLSKFEN
- a CDS encoding MFS transporter — protein: MFTLGFDAYIIAGLIPGISATYQKNASQVGQAVSVFTLFYAVSAPLFASLLAGRQTKKILLSSMFIFGLANVLSALAPSFSIFLLSRAIAGMGAGLFSPLAVASSTTFVPIEKKGRALSFTIGGMSMGTVLGVPIGLYLANMFEWQLTMWFVVIFSFTATLCMFKFLPDIPVTPPPAIKERLSMFTDKRVTITVLITFCASIASLGLYTYLSSLIPDLTSDKDLTIYLWAWGLGGLLGSLSIGYFIDYFKKPKVLMVIILMTLTVSIICIPILINLSILKYLPFFIWGAMGWASQAPQQHILLSYQPQQGSAAVALNSSINYLGSAVGATLGGIVIYSGMGTIALIYFAILFMGFSLCLQFYSMKKFNKSPKQKSRAT